A stretch of the Marmota flaviventris isolate mMarFla1 chromosome 12, mMarFla1.hap1, whole genome shotgun sequence genome encodes the following:
- the Msantd7 gene encoding zinc finger and SCAN domain containing 29, whose translation MATSNSSAGIRWSRQETRTLLSILGEAEYIQRLQTVHHNADVYQAVSKRMQQEGFRRTERQCRSKFKVLKALYLKAYVAHATSMGDPPHCPFYDTLDQLLRNQIVTDPDNLMEAAAWAKHCDQNLVASNIPGEEGTSILKAKRNQTADRQTILKTVKESDEDCQLRISDRMQESSDLEDSWAESSGAGCSQGTPSYSSSHNLFRGAAALCQSSPMTRRGMSGEPSPCTSTSRNTPCVASTPRPPVSSSRVGFVSSEDRPLTSEPPPKWARRRRRSVARTIAAELAENRRLARELSKREEEKLDRLIAIGEEASAQQDAANELRRDAVIAVRRLATAVEEATGAFQLGLEKLLQRLISNTKS comes from the exons ATGGCCACTTCTAATAGCAGTGCGGGCATCCGGTGGTCCAGACAGGAGACACGAACTCTTCTCTCCATACTAGGCGAGGCAGAGTATATTCAACGTCTCCAGACTGTGCATCATAATGCAGATGTCTATCAGGCTGTGTCTAAGCGAATGCAGCAGGAAGGCTTCCGCCGCACCGAACGTCAGTGCCGCTCCAAGTTTAAAGTTCTGAAGGCATTATATTTAAAGGCCTATGTTGCACATGCCACAAGTATGGGTGATCCACCTCACTGTCCATTTTATGATACGTTGGATCAGCTTCTCCGAAATCAGATAGTGACTGACCCAGACAACTTAATGGAGGCTGCTGCTTGGGCCAAGCACTGTGATCAGAACTTAGTTGCCTCTAACATCCCAGGGGAAGAGGGAACCAGCATTCTGAAAGCAAAAAGGAATCAGACAGCTGATCGTCAGACTATCTTGAAAACAGTTAAGGAATCAGATGAGGATTGTCAGCTGAGAATCAGTGACCGGATGCAAGAATCCAGTGACCTCGAGGACTCCTGGGCTGAATCCTCGGGTGCAG GGTGCTCTCAAGGGACCCCCAGCTACAGCAGCTCCCACAACCTTTTCAGAGGTGCAGCTGCTCTCTGTCAGAGCAGCCCTATGACCAGACGGGGTATGTCGGGTGAACCCAGTCCCTGCACCAGCACCAGCCGAAACACTCCTTGTGTAGCCTCCACACCGCGACCTCCGGTCTCCTCTTCCAGAGTTGGTTTTGTCTCTAGCGAGGATAGGCCTTTGACCAGTGAGCCCCCTCCAAAGTGGGCAAGGCGAAGAAGGCGGTCAGTGGCCAGAACTATTGCAGCTGAGTTGGCAGAAAACAGGAGATTGGCACGAGAACTTTCAAAGCGTGAGGAAGAAAAACTGGACAGGTTGATTGCTATTGGTGAGGAGGCCAGTGCCCAGCAAGACGCTGCCAATGAGCTGCGCAGGGATGCTGTCATCGCAGTCAGACGCCTGGCGACAGCAGTGGAAGAGGCAACTGGTGCTTTTCAGCTAGGGCTCGAAAAATTGCTTCAAAGGTTGATTTCAAATACCAAAAGCTAG